From one Nitrospira sp. MA-1 genomic stretch:
- the eno gene encoding phosphopyruvate hydratase: MSLIQDITSRMILDSRGNPTIEVDVHLASGMAGRAAVPSGASTGTREALELRDGDKKQWMGKGVSKALAGIQKHILPALRGMEAQDQVSIDSRLIQLDGTKGKTKLGANATLGVSLAVARASAQELGIPLFRYLGGVSARELPVPMMNIINGGAHADNGLDLQEFMIMPVGATSFREALRMGTEIFHNLKAILKSKNMSTAVGDEGGFAPAVRSNEEALDFIVQAIHQAGYRAGKDVVLALDAAASEFFEKKTYHVRHGVKPKMSSGDMVEYYAKLVKEYPIVSIEDGLDESDWTGWKQLTDHIGDRVQLVGDDLFVTNVEFLGRGIREGIANAILIKVNQIGTLTETIEAMRMAQRAGYGVVVSHRSGETEDTTIADLAVALNAGQIKTGSLSRTDRLAKYNQLLRIEETLGSSALYRGKAVLPVQA, translated from the coding sequence ATGAGCCTTATTCAGGATATTACCTCACGGATGATTCTGGATTCTCGCGGGAATCCAACAATTGAAGTGGATGTGCATCTTGCCAGCGGCATGGCTGGTCGAGCTGCTGTTCCTTCCGGAGCTTCCACTGGGACACGCGAAGCCTTAGAGTTACGGGATGGGGATAAAAAACAATGGATGGGCAAGGGAGTGTCTAAAGCCTTAGCCGGAATTCAAAAGCATATACTCCCGGCTCTTAGAGGCATGGAAGCCCAGGACCAGGTGAGTATTGATTCCCGCTTAATCCAACTAGATGGAACCAAGGGGAAAACCAAGTTAGGGGCAAATGCGACACTTGGCGTGTCGTTAGCTGTGGCCCGGGCCTCGGCACAGGAACTTGGAATTCCCTTATTTCGCTATCTTGGTGGAGTCTCGGCTCGAGAATTACCGGTGCCCATGATGAATATTATCAATGGAGGCGCTCATGCAGACAATGGTCTGGACCTCCAAGAATTCATGATCATGCCGGTGGGGGCGACCAGTTTCAGGGAAGCCCTCAGGATGGGAACGGAGATTTTCCACAATCTCAAGGCCATCTTGAAATCAAAAAACATGAGCACGGCGGTGGGGGATGAAGGTGGATTCGCCCCGGCTGTTCGATCAAATGAAGAAGCCCTGGATTTTATTGTTCAAGCGATTCACCAAGCAGGCTATCGAGCAGGGAAAGATGTGGTGTTGGCACTTGATGCGGCGGCCAGCGAGTTTTTTGAGAAAAAGACGTATCATGTGCGTCATGGGGTTAAACCCAAAATGTCTTCGGGGGACATGGTCGAATATTATGCCAAATTAGTGAAGGAGTACCCGATCGTCTCAATTGAAGACGGGCTTGATGAAAGTGATTGGACAGGTTGGAAACAACTGACGGATCACATAGGTGATCGAGTCCAGCTTGTTGGCGATGACCTGTTTGTGACCAACGTCGAGTTTTTGGGACGAGGGATTCGTGAAGGCATTGCGAATGCGATCTTGATCAAAGTCAATCAAATCGGCACGCTCACGGAAACAATTGAAGCCATGCGCATGGCTCAGCGGGCCGGGTATGGAGTGGTCGTATCCCACCGATCCGGCGAGACTGAGGATACGACAATTGCCGATTTAGCTGTGGCGTTAAATGCCGGACAGATTAAAACAGGATCCCTGTCTCGGACCGATCGTCTGGCAAAATATAACCAACTACTCAGAATTGAGGAGACATTAGGCTCATCTGCCTTATATCGCGGGAAAGCCGTTCTGCCAGTACAAGCATGA
- a CDS encoding septum formation initiator family protein, with protein sequence MRPNNKKRTSTGFGGDLLDRLPMVGAFLMMSVMAGTMFFNSDGLPLYFHMRETREHLTEQIQQLQDINALLEEDITRIQRDPQRLEELARNRLGMVRQGEVVYQFVEPVPSSFTARP encoded by the coding sequence ATGCGTCCCAATAATAAAAAACGGACGTCCACCGGGTTTGGGGGTGATCTGTTGGATCGCCTTCCAATGGTTGGGGCATTTTTGATGATGAGTGTAATGGCGGGGACCATGTTTTTTAATTCTGATGGATTGCCCTTATACTTTCATATGCGAGAAACGCGTGAGCATTTGACCGAACAAATCCAGCAATTACAAGATATCAATGCCCTGCTCGAAGAAGATATCACCCGTATTCAGCGGGATCCGCAACGACTGGAAGAGTTGGCCCGTAATCGTTTGGGCATGGTCCGGCAGGGAGAGGTGGTGTATCAATTTGTGGAGCCGGTCCCTTCCTCATTTACGGCCAGACCTTAG
- the era gene encoding GTPase Era encodes MKSGQLAILGRPNVGKSTLLNALVREKIAIVSDKPQTTRNLILGVGHYPEGQLILIDTPGLHTPHHRMNTQMVQSALGTLTQSDVVYMIVDSQVLPGPGDRQVMEQVTTAHQERPFQGVFLLLNKADAVAKSRLLPLIDQYRTWFPWSEIIPISAKTGVNLPQLVELTFACLPSCPELMYDEDFLTNQPMRHMAAELIREKVLEQTYDELPYAVGVMIEEFQEEPDLTSIRAVILVEKTSQKGIIIGKKGMRLKEIGQSARIDMERLFGMKIYLRMWVKVQEGWRDNVQMLSELGYG; translated from the coding sequence ATGAAATCAGGTCAATTAGCCATTCTCGGCCGACCCAATGTCGGCAAATCAACGTTGCTCAATGCATTGGTTCGCGAAAAAATCGCCATTGTCTCTGATAAACCACAAACTACGCGAAACCTCATTTTAGGAGTCGGGCATTACCCGGAAGGCCAGCTCATTCTCATTGATACGCCAGGCCTCCATACGCCTCACCATCGAATGAATACACAGATGGTGCAATCAGCGTTAGGCACCCTGACTCAATCTGATGTGGTCTACATGATTGTGGACAGTCAGGTTTTGCCAGGCCCCGGAGACCGACAGGTTATGGAGCAGGTGACCACAGCCCATCAAGAACGACCATTTCAGGGAGTATTTTTATTATTAAATAAAGCCGATGCTGTCGCCAAATCCAGGCTGCTCCCTCTCATTGATCAATACCGCACGTGGTTTCCCTGGAGTGAAATTATCCCCATTTCCGCTAAGACCGGGGTTAATCTTCCCCAATTAGTTGAATTAACCTTTGCGTGTTTGCCCTCATGTCCGGAATTGATGTATGACGAAGATTTTTTGACCAATCAGCCTATGCGTCATATGGCTGCGGAGCTCATTCGTGAAAAAGTTCTAGAACAGACCTACGATGAATTGCCGTATGCAGTGGGTGTCATGATTGAGGAGTTTCAGGAAGAACCAGACCTGACAAGTATTCGGGCCGTTATCCTGGTGGAAAAAACCAGTCAAAAAGGAATCATTATCGGGAAAAAAGGCATGCGCCTCAAAGAGATTGGCCAAAGTGCGCGGATAGATATGGAGCGACTGTTCGGTATGAAGATTTATTTGCGCATGTGGGTGAAAGTGCAGGAGGGCTGGCGCGATAATGTGCAGATGTTAAGCGAATTGGGATATGGATGA
- the recO gene encoding DNA repair protein RecO, with protein sequence MPLLRTRAVIIRSQRWGDADRIVTLYSPDLGKIRGAARGARRMKTRFGGVLELFGIVDVTLFQKTPDALGQISQIDLVKNFKAVREDLGVMAAAAKMVRMVEMITADRDPNPEMYSALVYGLESLLPDRDLALATLLFQIHVLSYTGFRPQIDRCTECGNMASSKMSQWFSPRLGGMVCNGCGQEGVGRLLSISKGSLAFIEQARRLPMASLSRLKAIGTVRIEVEEAIEAYFQAVVGKALPTFEQWVSKDAHS encoded by the coding sequence ATGCCGCTCCTAAGAACCCGCGCGGTCATTATTCGAAGCCAACGCTGGGGTGATGCTGACAGAATTGTTACCCTGTATTCCCCTGATCTAGGTAAAATTCGTGGCGCCGCTCGTGGTGCTCGCCGAATGAAAACACGGTTTGGCGGGGTTCTTGAGCTCTTTGGGATTGTTGATGTCACCCTGTTCCAGAAAACCCCTGACGCTTTGGGACAAATTAGTCAAATAGATCTTGTCAAAAACTTTAAAGCCGTACGAGAAGATTTGGGCGTAATGGCTGCAGCCGCCAAGATGGTACGTATGGTGGAGATGATTACGGCGGATCGTGATCCCAATCCTGAGATGTATTCAGCACTGGTTTATGGCCTGGAAAGCCTGCTTCCTGACCGGGACCTGGCACTCGCCACATTATTATTTCAAATTCATGTGCTGAGCTATACTGGTTTTCGTCCACAAATTGATCGTTGTACTGAATGCGGAAATATGGCCTCCTCCAAAATGTCTCAGTGGTTTTCCCCTCGATTAGGTGGGATGGTCTGTAACGGCTGTGGTCAAGAGGGGGTAGGCCGATTATTATCCATTTCTAAAGGAAGCCTGGCGTTTATTGAACAGGCTCGACGACTCCCCATGGCCAGTCTATCTCGATTGAAAGCGATTGGAACGGTCCGTATTGAAGTGGAAGAAGCTATTGAAGCCTATTTCCAGGCAGTTGTCGGAAAAGCTCTCCCAACATTTGAACAATGGGTGTCGAAGGATGCCCACTCATAA
- a CDS encoding DUF971 domain-containing protein → MNSQSSLEPTDMEWLENGVLGITWSDGHKGIYPVRYLRQHCPCAACTDEWTGELRLKPDSIPLLILLQDMEPVGRYAFRFKWSDGHDTGLYSYTALRSMCQCDICQPNKPKSKQLL, encoded by the coding sequence ATGAATTCTCAATCGTCACTTGAACCTACAGATATGGAATGGCTGGAAAACGGGGTGTTGGGCATTACCTGGAGTGATGGGCATAAGGGCATCTATCCGGTTCGGTATTTGCGACAACATTGCCCCTGTGCAGCTTGCACGGACGAATGGACCGGTGAGTTGCGTCTCAAGCCGGACTCTATCCCCCTTCTTATTTTATTGCAGGATATGGAGCCGGTTGGGCGCTATGCCTTTCGATTTAAATGGAGTGACGGACATGATACCGGGCTCTATTCCTACACCGCACTGCGCAGCATGTGCCAATGTGATATTTGCCAGCCCAATAAGCCAAAAAGCAAGCAACTCCTCTAG
- a CDS encoding DEAD/DEAH box helicase encodes MHFDDLKHELQSLPVKYLHHMAKGRIHRHFRLGKHRLVELMLAFPPDQILAIETELQQILTTRQERVAAQEVRAAARHQKPASPFQAKNRQMKGKPNFGPSQPSITLQEILEGIGVPKPQPFVPDLWQTEAVEHLAHSDVIVSAPTGSGKTYVAIQAIKQAMALNQTVIYTSPLKALSNTKFMEFTQLFGPDQVGILTGDRRDNAQAPLLVMTTEILRNLFYDAASGEIDLRLHTLGLVILDESQYLADPERGVVWEETIILCPSQARLLLLSASIGNPQDLAEWLQAIRPIPCHLIRHAKRSVPLRGLYLHPTGQLVPLFKNQDILQGKGYIFHPDTRQLFTEYEIKPFR; translated from the coding sequence ATGCATTTTGATGATCTCAAACATGAACTCCAGAGTTTACCGGTGAAATATTTGCATCATATGGCCAAAGGCCGCATCCATCGACATTTCCGCCTCGGGAAACATCGGCTTGTTGAATTAATGCTGGCTTTCCCTCCCGACCAGATTCTGGCCATTGAAACTGAGTTACAACAAATACTGACCACTCGACAGGAACGAGTGGCCGCACAGGAAGTCCGCGCCGCTGCCCGCCATCAAAAGCCCGCTTCCCCCTTTCAAGCAAAAAATCGACAAATGAAGGGAAAGCCCAACTTCGGCCCTTCCCAGCCATCGATTACACTTCAGGAAATTTTGGAAGGAATTGGTGTTCCTAAACCTCAGCCCTTTGTTCCTGATCTATGGCAAACCGAAGCGGTAGAGCATCTGGCGCATTCCGATGTCATCGTCAGCGCTCCGACGGGAAGTGGAAAAACCTATGTCGCCATACAAGCAATCAAACAGGCCATGGCACTCAATCAAACGGTGATATACACCTCTCCACTTAAAGCATTGTCGAATACAAAGTTTATGGAATTCACCCAACTTTTTGGACCGGATCAAGTCGGGATATTGACCGGAGACCGGAGGGACAATGCCCAAGCTCCGCTATTGGTGATGACCACAGAAATTTTGAGAAATTTATTCTATGATGCCGCCAGTGGGGAGATTGATTTGCGATTGCATACTCTGGGGTTAGTCATTCTGGATGAATCGCAGTACCTCGCTGATCCAGAACGAGGGGTGGTGTGGGAGGAAACGATTATCTTGTGTCCCTCACAGGCACGGCTCCTCCTCCTCTCTGCATCTATCGGGAACCCTCAAGATTTGGCCGAATGGCTACAGGCCATCAGGCCTATTCCCTGCCATCTAATCCGACATGCCAAACGATCCGTTCCTCTTCGAGGGCTGTATCTCCATCCCACAGGGCAACTCGTTCCATTATTCAAAAACCAGGATATTCTCCAAGGCAAAGGCTATATATTTCATCCAGACACCAGACAGCTGTTCACCGAATACGAAATTAAACCATTTCGATAA
- a CDS encoding STAS domain-containing protein has protein sequence MAIEVIIRGIRGATVVDFHGRLDMHSRWHVKAIINQCCHTEEEHLILNLKGLTFLDSAGLGLLVLCSYQFKELRRRITWIQPQGCVGELLHNLQINELISVCQSEQDALSSVSPS, from the coding sequence ATGGCCATTGAAGTCATTATACGCGGAATTCGAGGCGCCACCGTCGTGGATTTTCATGGCCGGTTGGATATGCATTCCCGATGGCATGTCAAAGCCATTATTAATCAATGTTGCCATACGGAAGAAGAGCACCTGATTCTCAACCTCAAGGGCTTAACATTTCTCGATAGCGCTGGGTTAGGTCTTCTCGTGTTGTGCTCCTATCAATTCAAAGAATTACGTCGCCGCATAACCTGGATTCAGCCACAAGGATGTGTCGGAGAATTGCTTCATAATCTCCAAATCAATGAACTCATCTCAGTGTGCCAGTCCGAACAGGACGCATTATCTTCAGTCTCTCCTTCCTGA
- a CDS encoding carboxypeptidase-like regulatory domain-containing protein: MNGNRVKGQERKYPFLSLIMVGVMWCALMSQQTVHAYQEEEVAGGGIISGVMKFSGIVPSAKTHKVTMGSNPEFCQTISDKNGVIHIPEVRVSSKQRLADVIVFLQEVERGKPVPKEGPVVTVDRCQFAPRVIGAMYEQTLRIAMHDPILHQLRGWEMLDKGRLPLFHLPNLGEGGEATVPLKTRGSSIIKLECDQHRFMQGWLLLAANPYVTVSDDHGVFRLTDVPEGTHTVGAWHPVLGYQEAKVTLSSGRQETLALTWVSPLKP; the protein is encoded by the coding sequence ATGAATGGCAATCGGGTCAAAGGCCAGGAAAGAAAATATCCATTCCTATCATTGATCATGGTGGGTGTGATGTGGTGTGCCCTGATGAGCCAACAGACGGTGCATGCCTACCAGGAAGAGGAGGTTGCTGGTGGAGGGATAATTTCCGGTGTGATGAAATTTTCTGGAATTGTTCCATCGGCCAAGACCCATAAAGTCACCATGGGAAGCAATCCAGAATTCTGTCAGACCATTTCTGACAAAAATGGTGTCATTCATATTCCAGAAGTCCGGGTGTCTTCCAAACAACGCTTGGCTGATGTGATCGTGTTTCTTCAAGAGGTTGAGCGTGGCAAACCCGTACCGAAAGAAGGTCCGGTCGTGACGGTGGACCGTTGTCAATTTGCGCCACGAGTCATCGGTGCCATGTACGAACAAACCCTCCGGATAGCCATGCATGATCCGATTCTTCACCAGCTTCGCGGATGGGAGATGTTGGACAAGGGACGCCTGCCACTTTTCCATTTACCCAATCTGGGAGAAGGAGGGGAGGCGACGGTTCCACTCAAAACACGGGGTAGCAGTATTATCAAGCTGGAATGTGATCAACACCGATTCATGCAAGGTTGGCTCCTGCTGGCAGCCAATCCGTATGTGACCGTATCCGATGACCATGGGGTGTTCCGTTTGACGGATGTTCCAGAGGGCACACATACAGTCGGGGCCTGGCATCCGGTGTTGGGTTATCAGGAAGCCAAAGTGACGCTCAGTTCTGGACGGCAAGAGACTCTTGCGCTGACGTGGGTGTCCCCCTTGAAACCCTAA
- a CDS encoding MFS transporter: protein MKDSKAFLFLSLVGFCSFVSYDMVRRPALALFVESLGAGPFLVGLLVAVSTVTGVILKLPMGLLSDQVNRKRLMLGGVLAFAFPPFLYPFTSDLWTLGALRLVHGLATAMFTPLALAMVAELFAKRRGEAFGWYTSATQGGGLLGPMIGGAVVYQYGFSPTFLLAGVFGLLALVFFWLIPPTQAPSRVHQHSSSTIWKEMREGLRRVCQIPPILITSTVEAAKMMGNGTLMAFLPLYGLLIGLNAAEIGVLFGVQALTSFIAKPVMGRISDRGARQPLIFGGLCLCGLMVMFIPHIQGYILLLVVAGTFGFGEAVVTSSTTALVADYSEGKDLGAGMGLRGTIMDIGHAGGPLLAGILIHALGYGGGFFCIGSLLLLTAAFFGVTMIGIKKPVVL, encoded by the coding sequence ATGAAAGATTCCAAGGCATTTCTCTTTCTTAGTCTTGTCGGATTTTGTAGTTTTGTCAGTTATGACATGGTGCGTCGACCGGCCTTGGCGTTGTTTGTGGAAAGCCTTGGTGCGGGACCTTTTCTTGTTGGCCTATTGGTGGCTGTCTCGACAGTGACCGGAGTGATACTCAAGCTTCCGATGGGATTGCTCTCCGACCAAGTCAATCGAAAACGGTTAATGTTAGGAGGAGTGCTGGCCTTTGCGTTTCCGCCCTTTCTTTATCCGTTCACCTCAGATCTCTGGACATTAGGGGCTCTCCGATTGGTTCACGGATTGGCAACAGCCATGTTTACGCCGCTGGCCTTGGCGATGGTGGCAGAGCTCTTTGCGAAACGGCGAGGCGAAGCCTTTGGTTGGTATACTTCGGCGACCCAAGGCGGTGGGCTGCTGGGTCCGATGATTGGCGGTGCTGTCGTGTATCAATATGGATTTTCGCCCACGTTTCTTTTAGCCGGTGTCTTTGGATTATTAGCGTTGGTCTTCTTCTGGTTGATCCCTCCGACTCAGGCTCCTTCGCGAGTTCATCAACATTCCTCCTCGACCATATGGAAGGAAATGCGCGAAGGCCTCCGCCGGGTCTGTCAGATTCCACCCATTCTCATCACGAGTACCGTGGAAGCGGCCAAGATGATGGGAAACGGCACGCTGATGGCGTTTTTGCCGCTGTATGGTTTGCTCATTGGGTTGAACGCTGCAGAAATCGGGGTTTTGTTTGGAGTGCAGGCGTTGACTTCCTTTATCGCCAAACCGGTGATGGGCCGGATCTCCGATCGTGGGGCCAGGCAACCACTGATTTTTGGAGGACTGTGCCTGTGCGGACTCATGGTGATGTTTATTCCGCACATTCAGGGGTATATTCTTTTATTGGTGGTCGCCGGAACGTTTGGATTTGGGGAGGCGGTGGTGACGTCCTCGACCACGGCCCTGGTTGCTGATTATTCAGAAGGAAAAGATCTGGGGGCTGGTATGGGATTACGAGGGACCATTATGGATATCGGGCATGCGGGGGGACCGCTTTTAGCGGGAATACTTATCCATGCCCTAGGCTATGGAGGCGGGTTTTTCTGTATTGGAAGCTTATTATTACTGACGGCGGCATTTTTTGGTGTCACGATGATAGGGATCAAAAAACCGGTTGTGCTATAA
- a CDS encoding riboflavin synthase, with the protein MFSGIIEEMGAIQSINKGLTGAKFSILASLTLEDLKLGDSISVAGACLTASQVGDLGFSVDVSTETLNCTTLGTISVGTPVNLERAMKLNARMGGHIVTGHVDGIGLLRARQQDGNSIQLTIEAPEEIMRYCVAKGSITVDGISLTINAVSERSIAVAIIPHTAKVTTMGLKQIGDTVNLESDLIGKYVERLLQTSGMLPAKPAPMINREYLEKRGLL; encoded by the coding sequence ATGTTTAGCGGAATAATCGAGGAAATGGGTGCAATTCAGTCGATTAATAAAGGGTTGACAGGTGCAAAGTTTTCCATTTTGGCTTCTCTGACATTAGAAGATCTGAAACTGGGTGATAGTATTAGTGTCGCCGGTGCCTGCTTAACGGCCAGTCAAGTGGGCGACCTGGGCTTTTCGGTGGATGTGTCGACCGAAACATTGAACTGCACAACATTAGGAACCATTTCCGTTGGAACACCGGTTAATCTGGAGCGGGCCATGAAACTCAATGCCAGGATGGGGGGGCATATAGTCACGGGCCATGTCGATGGAATTGGTCTTTTACGTGCTCGACAACAAGATGGGAATTCGATTCAACTCACCATTGAAGCTCCAGAGGAAATTATGCGCTATTGCGTGGCAAAAGGCTCAATTACCGTGGATGGAATTAGTTTAACCATCAATGCGGTCTCGGAACGTTCTATCGCCGTAGCCATCATTCCGCATACAGCCAAAGTTACCACCATGGGGCTCAAGCAAATTGGGGATACGGTCAATTTAGAATCCGATTTGATTGGAAAATATGTTGAACGCTTGTTACAAACAAGCGGGATGCTTCCCGCAAAGCCCGCCCCAATGATCAATCGAGAATATCTCGAAAAACGCGGTCTCCTATAG
- a CDS encoding PAS domain-containing sensor histidine kinase — MYSSQLYNPKDFVLTLILAGGVFTFDLLLPRGFAEEMLYTGVVFFATQRLPRRMVYVVAIGCTALTIIGFGLTFSTLSGAPSSLSWPFRFPITNRAFCIGAIWAITLLALQRRRALEALRTSEDRFGLVAESIQDYGIVMLDPEGNIASWNAGAAHIFGYLAGDVLGRPHSLLYPPFAIDSGEPTHFLNEARASGSVMKEQWLVRKNGVKFWGHVGITVLRDETDQLQGFATVMGDLTKQKQEEDVIRALLRLSEKLNSTFVLETLLDELVTEAIQLVQAHAGFAGLVSGEKLVCEKYFHGQTMKLCHRSWSPGQGLPGWLLLHQTAYLTNRAHEDRQIEQDFRQAFEIHSALSIPILDAKDTLLGCIEVHNKEKTSGFTRFDQQTMIGVSQVASIAIQNALAYQKLQEAEALHSQLLEKIMTAQEDERRRISRELHDEIGQSLTSLLVGLRAAENDARSDGMAARVNDLRKITSTTLQEVQRLAKGLRPSVLDDFGLEEAIARYGGEFSSTYGIEVDVAQNWQSKNRLSPAVETALYRIVQEALTNIAKYAKATTVSILLQQTPTQIRLIVEDNGQGFDAEAIVGRAAAGAHLGLHGMRERALLLNGSISIESSAGTGTTIYVNIPLKAETA; from the coding sequence ATGTATTCAAGCCAATTATACAACCCCAAAGATTTTGTCTTAACCCTTATCCTGGCTGGTGGGGTTTTCACGTTTGATCTCCTTCTTCCACGGGGATTTGCGGAAGAAATGTTGTACACGGGCGTGGTGTTCTTTGCCACACAACGGTTACCACGAAGGATGGTCTATGTTGTGGCCATTGGATGCACCGCACTCACGATCATAGGGTTTGGCCTCACATTTTCCACCTTGAGCGGGGCACCGTCATCCTTGAGTTGGCCATTTCGATTTCCCATCACGAACAGAGCCTTTTGTATTGGCGCCATTTGGGCGATTACCCTCTTGGCTCTTCAACGGAGGCGGGCGCTAGAAGCCCTTCGGACGAGTGAGGATCGATTTGGCTTGGTCGCCGAAAGCATCCAGGACTACGGAATAGTAATGCTGGATCCGGAGGGGAACATCGCGAGTTGGAATGCAGGGGCCGCACACATTTTCGGCTATCTCGCAGGGGATGTTCTGGGTCGGCCTCATTCCCTGTTATATCCACCTTTTGCCATTGATTCCGGCGAACCAACTCATTTTCTGAATGAGGCCAGGGCTTCGGGAAGTGTCATGAAGGAGCAATGGTTAGTGCGAAAAAACGGGGTGAAATTTTGGGGCCATGTTGGCATCACCGTCTTACGTGATGAAACTGATCAACTTCAGGGATTTGCCACCGTGATGGGGGATCTCACCAAACAAAAACAAGAAGAAGATGTTATTCGAGCCCTGCTGCGTCTGAGTGAAAAATTGAATTCCACTTTCGTTCTGGAAACGCTCCTGGACGAATTAGTGACAGAAGCCATTCAACTCGTCCAGGCTCATGCCGGGTTTGCCGGGTTGGTTTCGGGGGAAAAGCTGGTGTGTGAAAAATATTTTCACGGTCAGACAATGAAACTCTGTCATCGTTCGTGGTCCCCTGGGCAGGGATTACCCGGCTGGCTTCTCCTCCATCAGACTGCCTATCTCACGAATCGAGCGCATGAGGACAGACAGATTGAGCAGGATTTCCGACAGGCATTTGAAATTCATTCAGCCTTAAGCATTCCAATTCTCGATGCCAAGGATACCCTTTTGGGATGTATTGAAGTACATAACAAAGAGAAGACGAGTGGCTTTACACGTTTTGATCAGCAAACCATGATCGGGGTTTCACAAGTGGCCTCTATTGCCATTCAGAATGCCTTGGCCTACCAAAAGCTTCAAGAAGCTGAAGCGCTTCATAGCCAATTATTGGAAAAAATCATGACGGCCCAGGAGGATGAGCGGCGACGGATCAGCCGGGAATTACATGATGAAATTGGCCAATCGCTGACCTCCCTTCTTGTTGGACTCCGCGCAGCTGAGAATGATGCCCGTTCAGATGGAATGGCAGCACGGGTGAACGATCTACGAAAGATTACGAGTACGACACTGCAGGAAGTTCAGCGACTGGCAAAAGGTTTGCGTCCGAGCGTGCTGGATGATTTTGGACTGGAGGAAGCCATCGCCCGCTATGGAGGAGAATTTAGTTCAACATATGGCATAGAGGTGGATGTGGCTCAAAATTGGCAAAGTAAGAATCGCCTGTCTCCCGCAGTGGAAACCGCCTTGTATCGAATCGTTCAGGAGGCGCTGACGAATATAGCAAAATATGCAAAGGCCACCACCGTGTCGATCCTTCTGCAGCAAACCCCTACCCAGATTCGACTTATTGTGGAAGATAATGGTCAGGGGTTTGACGCGGAAGCGATTGTCGGGAGAGCTGCGGCAGGTGCCCATCTGGGCCTGCATGGAATGCGGGAGCGAGCGCTGTTGCTCAATGGTTCGATTTCCATTGAATCATCTGCGGGAACCGGAACCACCATCTATGTCAATATCCCTTTAAAGGCTGAGACGGCGTGA
- a CDS encoding response regulator transcription factor — translation MKIRIFIVDDHAVLRSGLRLLINGQPDMEVVGEAGEAPAALEAVQSLLPDIILMDLAMNGHMHIDTIGELRKCCPSGYILVLTMHTESGYVRGSLAAGASGYVVKSAADTELLRAIRTIAQGKTYVDWTVGKGVGQDLRGASKKSLTDKAPGLLGQLSPREREIFGLVAQGFTNQQIADQLGISIKSVETYRARVMEKLGLRSRADLVQFALSCGVLTPGNPLH, via the coding sequence GTGAAGATTCGCATTTTTATCGTGGATGATCATGCAGTTTTACGATCGGGATTGCGTCTCTTGATCAATGGGCAACCGGACATGGAAGTCGTAGGTGAAGCCGGAGAAGCCCCTGCGGCCCTTGAGGCCGTTCAAAGCCTATTACCTGATATCATCTTGATGGATCTGGCCATGAATGGTCACATGCATATTGATACGATCGGTGAACTGAGAAAATGTTGTCCTTCCGGTTACATTCTTGTCCTGACCATGCACACCGAAAGCGGCTACGTTCGCGGATCCCTTGCTGCCGGGGCTTCCGGGTATGTCGTCAAGAGTGCGGCAGACACAGAATTATTAAGAGCGATCCGCACCATTGCCCAAGGAAAGACCTATGTTGACTGGACTGTGGGGAAAGGGGTGGGGCAGGATCTTCGCGGGGCATCAAAAAAAAGTCTCACCGACAAGGCGCCTGGGTTACTGGGACAACTCAGCCCGAGAGAGCGTGAAATTTTCGGTTTGGTCGCTCAAGGTTTTACCAATCAACAAATTGCCGATCAATTGGGAATCAGTATCAAATCGGTTGAAACCTATCGAGCGAGGGTTATGGAAAAGCTCGGGCTTCGTAGTCGTGCCGACCTTGTTCAGTTTGCCCTGAGCTGTGGTGTGCTGACGCCTGGAAATCCCCTTCACTAA